GAGGGCAGAGGAGAGTGGCAGCATCATGTCCTGTTCGTGTGTCGGTCGAGGACATCGTGGATGAATCTGTCATCTTGAACCTCACCGCTCCGCTTCCATGCCCGTGTGAACTCTGTCCATGTGCAGTGAACCTACGTCCTTGTTCCCACGTTGCCGCTGTTTGGGCCATTGTGCAGGACCGTGAGATATTTGGAGCTGGGGTGCACCAACTTTCTCTGGAAGGGGCTTTGAGGGATCGTGCGAAGTGACTTGGAGGAGAACAAGAAGGGGGCAGCTCCATGAGGGCTTGGTGGTGTGTCAATGGGTTATGGAATAGATTTGGGGTAAGGAGAGGAGATGAGAGGAGCCAGAAGCACATGTGGGGTTGATGCAACCCATTACACTGACCGGTGGAACCCACATGCAACGAAACGGATGTGGCAACGTGTTAAGTAGTCTTGTGTAGAGTCCAATATCGTTTGCTCCTAACTGTGTGAAGTGTTTATTTCTTGCGAACTGCAAAAAGTCTAGTTGTGAGTGACACAAGCAGTAATCTACCTTGTGTTATCTGcagtttatttatttatgtgcttGGTGCTCGATCTTTTGTTGCAGGGAACTTTTCTCCCATTGGTTGTGCCTCCTAATTCTCAACAAATAATCCTTTGGTCAACTTGGTTGGTCCTTCTTTGTTCACTGAAGGTACTGTGTGAAGCTACATCAACTATTGAGATTCTACTTAGCATATTAACTGAAATGCATGTCACATCCAGATGTTCCAATCATTGGCCAGAGAACGTCTTGAGCGCCTCAATGCGTCACCCTCAGCAACTCCATCAAAATATCTTCGTGTATATTCTGCATTGTTGTTTGTTCTTTCGACTGATCTACTATGGTAATATTCCCTGGTTAGTCAGCATGAATCAAGCTTCATACTTCATAGCATAATTTAGGTATTATTGGAGATGAGTTTACCTGATTTCCTAAATGTATTATGATTATGTTTTTTTTCTTGTTGGTATCCTTAAGTCATTGTTGCTGGTGTAGATCGGCGGCGGCTTGTCTGTCTGGCACCGCCAGGCTGCCAGCCACCAACCTGGCATTATCATCGTTGACCTTGCTTTCTAGCAAGGCTTCCTGTCGCTGGATCCGGTCTTCGACTAAATCGGTTCTTTAGCATCCTCTCACATCGCCCCTAGTCACCTCTGCTTGCAGCTTGTGTTGGCTGTGGTGTGTTGCTGCTTCTACCTTTTGCAGGCTTGTGGCAATCACATGTATCAGCGGCTGCTGCCCTGATCTGCTCTGCACTGGTATTCTTCATCCAGCGCCGTTGGCCTCCCAGGTTGTGACCTGGCTGCAACTGCCGTCCCATGAACGGATATGCAGTTGCAGGTTCTTTGCACAGATTTGTGATCTGCTCTGTTACACGCTGCTGCTTTACTCCGCTTCATGAACAATTTAGCGCTTGGCCACTACTGCTGTTGGATCGGTGGTGTTGGTCTGAGTAGCCGTTGTGCTGACCGGTGTGTGTGCTATTTTGGTTAAGTGCTCGCTGGCTGCTGCTACTTCTAGCTAGTACCCCCTCAAGTCAGTTCGGTCGTTGAATTTGCTTCTGTTACGTTCATCCTGTCCAATGCTCTTGTGTTGGTCCATGCGATAGAGTCCATAAAAACTTTGGCCATTCAACCTTTGTTTTTCGTCCTGGTCTGTTCTTTCTTCTGGATGATCGCGGCGTCTTTCTGTTCGAATGGTCATTGATGCCTCTTTGCCGTCCTGCTTTCCCCGGAGTTCTTTTTCCCATAGCTTCTCTTTAGCTTGATTCGATAGATTTTGAGATTCCACATTACGACAGTGCTATCAAGAACTCCACTTCTGCTGTTTATTTGTTTTTAGCGTCGTATATTATCAAATGCTGCTACTGTGTTGGTATGAGTATTATGGTCTTCTTCTATTGGTCTAGAATTTGTATGTGTCCTTTGGTCCTTGTACTATATATGTTAGGCGCTTCCGCTTGTGCAATGCAACAAACTCTGTTCACAGCAGAAATATGATGCTGTTTCTGTTAAAGCAAACTCACTAGTTTTTCATCTAACTTCTACAGGATGAAGCTTTGTGTAGGGTTCTGCAGGGCATGCAATTCTAAGTTATTTTGGCTTATGTTCTTTGAGCCACTTAGTATTGCCTTTGAGTCATTGCAGGTAATTGGACCCAAAATGTGAGGAATATTTATCAGTCCTTGACTTCTATTTTCTGCACCGTTGTTGCTCTGAAACAACAAGAAACCTCAtgaatgtttatctgcacatagtTAATACTTCTGAATCTCTCTTCATGACTTTTCTCAATTTTTTTTTTCTGTGCAGTCTATCATGGTGCATGGATTTCAGTTGGTTGACATTTGGCAGCGACATCTGATGGACAGTGGTGTGGACTATCTGGATTTCCAGAAGACTTATAAACAAGCAGCAGGTGATAAGCTACTTTTTTCCATCAGCTAACCCCTCATTGATACACAACTCTAATGTTGTGCGTGTAAGATTTACATCTTTCAATTTCCTCGGCAACAGAATCAGTCTGCAATGCCATAAAATTATGTCCATTAAATTTACATGACAAGAAACATGGCAGAGTCAGAGCTTAATTGTACACTCGACAACAATACTGCAGCAATCTATTTGCTGACATTTGAGTCATTATACAAGAATTGTAGGACATACGTCTATGCAAATCCATTAATCATCACTTACTTCATTGCGAACAACCGCTAAATGAGAAACTCGCCAGGCAATTTCATGAAGCTTCTTGCACAAGGCTGTACCAAATTTATCCTAAACTGTGCCAAACCTGAAGCACAAAAATGGATAAATATCAGTTTGGTGTAGAGAAACAAGCAGAGTTTTCCACAAAATGTCCAAGTCTGCTCATCAATCAAGGATAATCAAGAGAAACACTAACTTCTATGATTGTAATAACTAAACCCTGTAACAAAATGAAGATTTTAGGATGATTCCTTGCACTTTGTGTTTATTTTTCTCTTAAGTTAGACAAATGAGCTAAAATCATCAGACCCGTCTTCTCATCCAAAAATCATCAAATGACTGGAGAAGTGCAACTAAGCAAATATGGTCTACAACTTGTATGGTTATTTCCTGATGGTAGTGAACATAGATAGGAACACAAATAGTACATGTGGCAAAATAGGTGACATCCATGCTTGCATTCAAACTTTTTAACTTTGAATATCTAGATTATCCATCAAAATGCTATGTATATATCTGTCTAAAAGCTAGTTTTgtagtattttagttttattagatTGTACAAGTACAACCATATGTCAATTAAATTTGGTTGTCAAGAAAGGAACATTCCAGTGGCCAAAATGACACTTCTTAACCCGAGAGTTACAAAAACAGCAGTTTTTCAGTCACATATAGACAACAGTTATATTGGTTTGGTCTATATGTAAGCTGCTCGTTATCATCTGTCAGTGTTTCAGGAGTAAGTCCCTGCCCATACTCTTCTTGAACCCTTTCCATCTTGCCACCAGGATGTAATCATGTTTTGTACCTTCAGGATCCTTTTCTGAGTGGAGAGGCAAAGTTATCAGGAATTTTGGTTTCGTCATTGACTTGATGAGCTTGTTGATGTCACTTGGTCATTATTCGATGATCTTTTGGCTCCGTGGTATGGCGTTTCACCTGATTGATGCAGTTCTCATATTGAACTTGCGTGTAAGGCAGACGGCACCTATTGGCAACTGTTGATAAACTAAGGGATTATAATGAAGTTACATACTGATGTGTTCTTTTAACATATACAGGCTCTTGTAATTTCATTTTTGAAAAGGATCAAGACGTACATCAAGTTAAGAAAGGCGCTTCGTTCGCTGGATGGAGCACTTCCAGATGCTACATATGATGAAATCTGCACATATGATGATGAGTGTGCCATCTGCCGGGTAAATACTTTTCTAGATTTGGAGAAGCATTGCTGTCCTTTACTGTTTGTTTATCTGAATTTTTCGTTGGTTCTGCTGCAACTCATAGGGACCAATGGCTCGAGCTAAAAAGTTGTCCTGCAACCATCTATTTCATCTACCTTGCTTGCGATCTTGGTATGCCCTGAAGTGCTTTTACTGTTTGCAGTTGATGCTTGATAATCTTTGGTTCAGTTCATAGCTTGTGTTTTCCTGTAAAAAAATCTTTGAAGCAAAGGCTGTAGTTGTCATTATAACTTCCATATGTCCATTTCAATTGGTTACTGATCCCATgtgttcctaattaatttaggggacTAGTATGTAGTGTCCTGAACTCATGATTTTGATGTTGAGTGGAACTTTCTATAAAGGAGGAGTTCCTTTGATATTACCGAGCAGTGTATACGGAGAAATTGGGGGGAAATTCACCTTCTAATAAATCATGTCAGAGGCCCCTACTGTTAATATGTGTAGTACATTATATTAAGAGCTCCAACCTCTCACCATCAAATGTGTCTAGCACAAATTGCGTTGTCTTCTTTTATATTTTCTCATGAAGTTTTTTTTGCCATGGTTAGGTTGGATCAAGGATTAATGGAGGGTTACTCTTGTCCAACTTGTCGAAGGCCACTCTTTCTTTCATCTCAAGGACATACTAGGTCTGCAACGACAGAGGTAGCAAACGTTCAGCTAATTGCGGAACAGCTAAATATGGGGTTAAATCAGCAGAGGGTTCCTGGTCATGAACATCCTGTTGAACAGCAGAATCCTTCAGATGCTGTTTGGAGGTATGCATAAAAAAACTTAGGAGTCGGAAAGTTATTTTGGCTCTCGAGCACCAGTGCTCTCGGCATATTAGAAAATTCGAAAATTTATATTTACAGGTTTTAAAAAATTATTAAACAAAATTCTGAAAGTAGTAATGATGTATCACACTAGCAAAATCTCCGTTTCAAATATTCTGTATTCTAaggtacacaaaaatgacaaagtgACTGTCATTTTTGTGTTGCCCAAACTACAAATTTTTTCCAATTGAAAATTTGCACGTTTGTGAGATACATTACTGGCTACATCCTaattttttttcttaattttttaaaactttgaaaaatgattGTCATCCTAATTTGGTGTACGTTTGCCCAtatgcaccaaatctctgtccctTAGGAGTGTTCTATTATCTGCAGCAGTAACCAGTTCCGACATGCAGAGCTCCAGTGCAAGTGACCTAGCCCTACGTGTGTGAGCTGGAGGGCAGCTGCGCGTGGTGTGCATGGTAACATCACAGCCATGCGTGGTGCACGGGATGACAACACATTTGAACCCCTGGCGCCACGAGCGCTTGGCCTTAGCCTACCGGTGGATCATTTGTCAAGCTCACACGAGAGCCTGAGGAGTCTTGACACCGGGGCATGCTCAAGACATCTGAATCGATGTCAGTGGAGAGTTGAGCAACGCCATGACAGGTGTCAGGCACTTTAGTGAAAGAACGAGGCCCATAGACGCTGTGTCTGAGAGCGGAAGCAGGGCAAGGTGGGGCGGTGGTGGCCTGTGGATTGTTTCGATTGCTCCAAGATCAGAAGAGGCATCCGTGGATTCTAATGGATCACATTAAAAATAGACATGGAGGGAGGTTTCGTGTTCACCTTAGTAGTGTTTGTGTCCTTGTGAGCAAACCTAGGCACTGACTCTGTCAGGATTACCCTTAATTGTCTGATTTGGGGTTCTATGAATAATTAGTACATAAATTTTAGTTCTTTGGAAAAATTCCAAAAGGTGTGGTCATGGCTTTTAAGGCGGTAAGACGTCCTAAGGCGTTCTACACCTGCTCTGACGTTTAAGTGGGCGACTAAGCGCTAAGGCGTCCACGCTTAAGCGTCTAAAGCGGGCAAATTTCCAAGGTGCTGCCAGGGCGCCTTATCGCCTACGTGTCCTATGGCAGTCGCCTTAAAAACCATGGTGTGGTAATGTTATTATAAGAACCTGTTAATGTGTGGTTTTGCGCAATTTACTCTTTTGGAATTAGCCTTGAAGATTCAGTAAATATAGTTGCATTCACATCAATGGTGCACTTTGTGGTTCTTGAATCCCTGCATTGACCCTCAAGTTAGAATCTGGCCATGTCTGGTGATTACAGAGATGTCAATATGTGATTCCttaatttgtttgttttggttgtcACAGAGGTGCTGGTCTTGATTCTAGCTGGGCACCACCCTGGTCGAGCCCTGGAATGGATGATCCCAGTTCCTCCAGTGCAGTGAGATCTGTGGGGCTTACCGGAGTTCAGATGATGATGAGACAGTTTGCTTCTGTGAGTGATAATTATGGGCGTACAGATGCCACCTGGAATCTATGGCCCGATGCAATGGCTGGTCCTTCAATTGTTCCAGCGTCTTCCTCGAGGCCTGATGGTGCTTCTGCTGCTGGCTTGCGGTTCCGAGGAGCTACTGCAGGAACAATTAATGGAAGCACGTCGCAAATTAATTCCATGGTAGATAGAGTACGCGAGGTTTTACCCCACATGCCTGATGAGCTAATTCTGGAGGTATATTTCTGTTTTTGCTATTCTCTTGCTGTAATTGCTCTAGACGCTGGCATATGCACTAATGCTTTCTCTTTGCAACCTCACTGCAGGATCTGATGAGAACTAATAACGTGAATGCCACTGTGAATAATCTTCTGCTGATGCAGTGAAAGGATGATACAACGTAGAACTGGCTATAAGTTTATATATACAAAAAGTCTTGTATAGTTAAAGATGAGCTGGGTGTTAAATCACCGCTGGTTCTTGTAAGATGTTTATTTTGTTCAACATGGATAAAATGTGCCAGCTTTGTATAGTAAAGTATAGTTGTAGTATATGTAGAAAGATGCAGATGTTACCACCCGAATAAAATTCCCATAGTTTGCATGTGTTGTCAGTATCATGAAAATTAATGTTTGCAGGCTCTGAAGAAAACTGTCAAAAGCCCTCGTGTTAATCACCTCATAGAGTAAAGTACTACACTCCTTAAAATGCAAATGCCTTACAATGTTTGATGTGCTTTATCTTGTGATTGTGAACTATTTGTAACCAGCTTGGTGCAAAGCTATCTTAGTTTGATCACATCTACACAGCTATATCTCTGTTCTAAATTCATCTCATACGAAAACAAACTTACATGCCTACATTGTTTTAATTGAACATGCTTACTCTCAGTCTTGGAAAAATCTTCAgggaaggaaaaaaaaaagatggCATGTTTGTGGCGAAAGATGACCAGTTTTCTTCCATCTTATTCATGCTGCCATGTTGTCTTTATCGACAATTGCCGACCCTACCCCCTATAGTTAGTCCATGTTCCTCTATAACCTACTTAATCACCAGCTACAAGACTTTGAAACTGAACTCTTGAATGTAATAGTAATCGAGCTGGCTGGCTTGTCtgttacttttttttttttttttttttttttttttttttttgcaaaacataAAGGAATGTGCAATTcataagagcaattccaatagtgtagccAGCTGCTAGCTATAAGCCAAATGCTATGTCATTTATAGCCAAATTAGAGCCAACatgtacaatagtgagctataaaaatatAATACTTTATCAATGTAGggtccacctttcactctcacaaagtgcctaggagcatgtACTAGAGCTGGCTCTTACATAAGAGTCCATTCTCGTTCTCTCtcatcctctctctcctccaactaggtAATAATATAATATTTTAATCATTATAGCCATCTCACtagaacttattgtacttgctttaAAGAAGAAGAATTGTCCAACTAGTCTGAAAAACCTGGCTAAAACCAGATATAAACGGCAGGAAGTCATAACTGTTCCCAAAGCAGCGGGAACCACGGGTGGACGCAATAACAAACAGCCACCCTGATACACCAACTGATGTTGTCGGGAAAGATGTTCTGCCAGTGATGTCCCCCTCGCATCATCAGCCGAGCAATCTAATCCAACATGGCCCATGTAAGATCGTGTATGTTGCACCGTCATGCACCACCAATATTGTAACACCCCGATCACCCCCGGTCGGGCTTGTTACTGGCCCTATAAACCAACACTAGTCTTTTCTGCGCACTGTGTGCTCACTCATGCACACCTGGGATCAATTTCCTGGtgggtcacccatcctcaaatcTATCTAGGCTGAGCATGCTTAACCTCGGAGTTTTTTGGAGATGAGTTTTCGAAAAAGAAGTTGTAAATTGTTGGTATGAGTATCCTATCAATCCTAGTGAACCATGGGTCAACATGTCACAAATATTGAGAGGAAAGAGAAGCCGAATACACAAGGGGAGGATTGAGTTTGGGTTGCCCTAACTTTGCCGGTAGTGATAAAGCCCCGACCCTACCTGCCTATCTCCGAATCAGAGTTTCATGTCTTATAATTTCaaggaaattgcacataccagTAAGCCTTGGGGTGAATGTTGCACAGACCAGCAACTTTAATATTTCGTTGCACAGACCAGCAACTTCAGAGCTAATCGGTTGCAAAGAGATCAGCTCGGTATTTAACAGCGTATTAGTTAATTAGGGGAGCTGACCTGGTTGCACGTTTTCATCTAAACAGCAGCTccctttagggcatctccaacgggccaaaatgtccgtttgcgtccgtttgcgtcggcccacGGACGCCATGCGGAGACAGCGAATGGCGGTTTAATGTCCCGTCAAGGCCTGCCTCCGGCGATTACTGGTTCCCGCGCGACTGACGGTCTTCCCGCACTTGCCCAACACATTGGCAAGTTTCGCTGGCGTTTCACGCGCGCGGGAAACGACCTGCGCGGCAAAGCtgtttcccgccccgccgtggctatatatgatGGACATCGGCGGGGGTGACAGACACACCTCAAGCTAAGCCCTAGCATCCATCCATGGCCAAGCACAATCGTAGCTAGGATCAGGTTGTTCAGATGTTACGCCAAGCCCACCGGGAAGAGGTCGAGTAGGTAGTTGCCGACGCGTTTCAGGCcgagcagctggacctggaggccggcggaggtggaggcagaggttgcgaaggcggaggcggcagagcgcgcgcAAGGGCGTGAGCGCCTCGCGGAGGCCAGGGCGGAAATCGCCGATGCTAGGGCCGAGCTCGGCGAGGCGCGGGCGGCGCTGGCGGCCCCACCAGcggacgccgtcatccacgacatcgccaCCGACGACAACGATGTACCCTACCGCTTTGAATGGCTCGGAGGTACATGTGCTCCGGCCTGGATTCGCTCCAGCGGAGGGGCCCTTCCCCCGCACGagtcgagcaggagaaccggaAGCTGGGGGACaccatcgccgccagggacgaagaGGTGGCGACGGCTAGGGATAGGGACCACTACCACACCTAGATGGCGGCGTTGCAGGAGGCGGCCCAAACGGAGGAGACGGCGGAGGCCAGGAGAGTTCTGTGGGACCTTctctggccgaggccctcgaacgccgcaggcggcaggacgagGTGTCCCATGTGCGACGTGCGCGGTGCGTGGAGTGTGTGAAGCGTTCGCGCTTCGACAACGGCGCCGGCCCCTCCTGCGGCCAATAGTAGGCAAAGCGATGCGAGTAACCCTGGCCGTGGTAGGCCGCGCGACGGTGATTAGGTACAGCCGTTGTAGTTTTatgttaactcgactaaccatctctgtaaagatggtccttttggccaatcaatagtaatgaagaAATATTTTGGTTATCTAATCACTGCCTACCGGGTCCGGATGCAACCAACACGGTCACTTCCCGTTGCTGGTTTGTGCAATTTCCCCATTGACGGCCATAAATTGTTAAACAACAAAATGAAGTCATTAGAGCTCCTTGCAACAAGCTACCCCTAGAGTGATTGGTCTGTGCAAAACAAAGTTTAAATCACTGGTTTGTGCAACATTCTCCCAGAgagttggtggtttgtgcaatttcctctaTAATTTGAGTAGAAAACTCGTCTTCAAGAAATACCTAAATAAATGCCTAAAGTTAAACATTTATCCATTGGTAATGTTGCTCCAGTAGTGGCATAACGTTTACGCAGCAAACACATATTTGACATATCACTACAAAAGTCTTCATAGATGAGGAGAGAAGTCAAAATATCTTTAATAAAGTAAACTGAGTACCCGAAGGGAAAATATAAGGTCTACCGGGTAATCTCCCAGCAATCCACTACAAGGCGGCCACCGGAAGCTCAATAAACTTGTGTGTACATACTTCTAATCACACTCAACATATGTTTAAGATTTCAGCTTCACACATAAATGTTAGAAGTAACAACAAAGAGGGagttaatttttttttgttgaagAAAGACACGGTCATAGTTCTCCTTTTTTGCAACTTCTGACAAACATCGTATTTGAATATATATGTAATTTAAATGGCGGTGGAGTATCCTTAATTAGAAGTATATGTACACTATTTTTAATATTCTTGAATTTTTGTTTGTAGTTGATTGCCTTGAGTTTGTACGGTGAACAGTGGATCACTCTGATACGCATGGCATTGGCTTATCAGTTTCTACATTACATGAGCAACACATTCAGATGGGAGTAACCAAATAATTGCACGCGATCCATACAGATTGAACAATCACCCAGAAAATAAACAATGGAATTAAGGAATGATATGCGCACCACTGTTCAAACAACATACCcccaaaagaaatatgtagcagaTGGAACAAAAACAAATTAAACGGTAACTTTAACCGAGAGATATCCCAATTAATCCATGGCACAGCGTGAGTCGAAGACGACCCCGATATGGGCTCATGTGTATATATAGATTATATGCTGTGAAGCTGGTGTATGTGTTCTTGTGGTTGATTAGTGAGCTCGGCTTTTTATGATGTCAAGGCTCATTTCGCTAGGATCGGTGGCTTGTATCTCGCATTGGATGCCGTCCATCTCCCTCCTGAACCTGTCCTTGGAGCTCGCATAAAGCATCTTGCTCCTTGTTCTTGCTGTGTCAGGAGACCTACATTGTAGAAGAAGGAAATGATACACTTTTTATGTCAAGGCACATAATTCGGCCAAATTTCATGCATCTGGGAAATTGACTACTAAAATGGCACTAGAAATGATATTTTAATTGTTTATGTTGTCAAGGTGACATGAGTCCCAGTCTCTTGGGACCACATGCAAATGATGTTTGCCACATGCCCGTTACTCCATCTAAGTAAACAAGAGCATGGTAAAATAATCATGTGATCCGAGTATTGTTCGCATAGTTCACACCTCTTATGTTTTGAACAAAATAGCATACACAAAGCCTAAGTTAACATCCACGCATAGACTTTCTTTCAGAATTTTACATTTTGAGCGGCATTTATCTAAATGCCCAAAATAATTGTTGTCAAGAGTTCCGGGTTGTGTAACAGACAAAATTTTTGTCAACAAAGAAAAATACGACGTGGTATAACCTACTTTTTTTGTTCTCTAGAAGACATGCTGTTATCTCTTAGGTATGTTTTTTTTTACATTCCAAAACATAATCATTGTAAGAGTCCTGGATTGTGTTTTATACAACGGGTTATCTCTTAGAGTTTTCACGAACAAACTTGTTGTCAACACTAAGAGATAACCCGTTGTATATCATTTTTCTTTTGTTCTCTAGAAGACATGCAATACATAAGATATTAGTGTGTTGTCAAACATAACCTTATATAGTGTCATCGTGGTTATAGAAGTTCTTATTAGTTTCTTGAAATGGATTTATCTATCCTGTTTCTATTTACTTATTATTGTTTTAGAATGCATGCATCCAATTTCTTGAACAAAAAAACTTACATACTCCTCACATTCAATAATTTTTAATACGCGATGAACAGAAGTAATGGTAACAAATGTACACTACCGTACAACGGATTGATGACAAATTGATGGACAAAGGGGAGATATAGGTGATGCATGTGGGAGAAAGCACAATGGCAACAACACGAACGATGCAACGAAATTAAGTAGGTCCGTACGTACCAGGAGAAAAAGAAGATCTTGCTCTTCTGGCAGTTCTCGTCGGTGACAAAGTCGAGATCGTAGACGGCGTAGCGGCACTCGTCGGCTGGGAGGCTGTTGGTGAACTCTTCGTATCCGTGGCTGGTCTCCCCGAGCCGCTCCACCTTGATCTCCATCGACTTCTCGTCTATCTTGAACACGATGAACCTGAAGCTCCGCCTCGCCTTCAGGTCCGAGAACTTGATCTTGCAGTCGTCGTGCACCGCCAGACCAgacgcggagtttgcctacaacaatTCAACTCATGCACATTGATTGATCAAGAGCAACTGCattgagagggagagagagatcaCCATTTCTGCGTGTGTTCAGAGCTCCCTGCACAATGTGGGAGATCGCAATGGAGCTTGGAggggagagaggaggagagaggtgtTAGTTGCAGGGGGGAGGCGGGGGATGGTTTGCGCGCGAGAGGAATGCGGTGGGGAGGAGCGAGAGACAAGGGAAGGTAGGGAAAAAATAGGTTGGAGAGAGGAAGCACTCGGTTTGATAGATGCCATGCACGTCATGGCCTCATGGAGTCATGGGGTATCAGCAAGCGTGGCTCTACCTTTGACTTGGCCCCTCATTGTTTACAACATGATGCTACACATACGGGTTGTCACACAAAAGTGTTACAACTACGGATGAATTTTACGAGCTTGTACGTGCTGACTAGAAATCGAGATCCATTGTGGCGGAATGGAAGAAAAGAAAGCGAGCTCTAGGTTGCGCAACGGACGAGAAGAAAATTCAGGATGCGTATGCGTTTGGATAAGGGCCACAACGGATGTCCCTCTTTGTCCCCAACAACGGCTTCTATTTAACGGACTTTGTTCCAAAAAAAATTGGGAGGTCTTCGTCaatctatacgacggtgtcaccgacctGAAGAGGAAAATAAAGTTACAATCAAGTCGCCAAGAGGATGAAGTGTCAGAGGCTTTTCATGATTTGGgtaatccatacatcgatcccgctgatctcacgcGTGGAACAGGAAATAAATACGTCGGGACCACACCTCGCGAGAAAGtacaacttccgcaagcagcttgggacagAGCTCAGAAAGCCATGGATGGCACGGAGCCGATCACCACCACAGCTACAacagaagagttgcaagcatatcaatatagactcgctcgcgCTGGACGAGAGCTTGAAAAACAAAGAATAGCACTCGACGAAAGAAGAGCTGCAGCCTTTGCATGAAGTGCGCGCAGAGCCAccctg
This region of Lolium perenne isolate Kyuss_39 chromosome 2, Kyuss_2.0, whole genome shotgun sequence genomic DNA includes:
- the LOC127333691 gene encoding actin-depolymerizing factor 9, translating into MANSASGLAVHDDCKIKFSDLKARRSFRFIVFKIDEKSMEIKVERLGETSHGYEEFTNSLPADECRYAVYDLDFVTDENCQKSKIFFFSWSPDTARTRSKMLYASSKDRFRREMDGIQCEIQATDPSEMSLDIIKSRAH
- the LOC127333692 gene encoding E3 ubiquitin protein ligase RIN2, with protein sequence MAVNCLYVAAASTAASAAALQWWAASLLDGDPAAAAGDSLHTLLRSHVTVALLANLAAHLFLLIVLALKTLFFVQLTSSETRKVLEHIINYVIYKGTFLPLVVPPNSQQIILWSTWLVLLCSLKMFQSLARERLERLNASPSATPSKYLRVYSALLFVLSTDLLWMKLCVGFCRACNSKLFWLMFFEPLSIAFESLQSIMVHGFQLVDIWQRHLMDSGVDYLDFQKTYKQAAGSFSEWRGKVIRNFGFVIDLMSLLMSLGHYSMIFWLRGMAFHLIDAVLILNLRALVISFLKRIKTYIKLRKALRSLDGALPDATYDEICTYDDECAICRGPMARAKKLSCNHLFHLPCLRSWLDQGLMEGYSCPTCRRPLFLSSQGHTRSATTEVANVQLIAEQLNMGLNQQRVPGHEHPVEQQNPSDAVWRGAGLDSSWAPPWSSPGMDDPSSSSAVRSVGLTGVQMMMRQFASVSDNYGRTDATWNLWPDAMAGPSIVPASSSRPDGASAAGLRFRGATAGTINGSTSQINSMVDRVREVLPHMPDELILEDLMRTNNVNATVNNLLLMQ